The genomic interval TTAAAAAGAACAATGGTTCTATTAGTGTACCATCTGGAGCGACTTCGGATTTCCCCATCATTCCGGTAACTAGACAAATGATTCCCAAAAAAATTGGGATAGAAACTAATTTTAACCACGCTGATAATCCTTTCTGTCTCACAAAAATCCTCCTCTTAGCTATCTACGAAAATAATATCGTCAATATCCATGTAAGTCAACATAAAACTATCGTAAAACAATAAATATTTGTTGTTTTAATCTTTTTCTATGCTCTACACTTTCCTATTTATAAGCTCTCGCTCAAATCGTTTAGCTCAACGCCACAAATCCGTAACAACTTGCTCATTGTGCATCATTGCCCATTGGGCAATAATATAAGTAGGGAATATTTTTGAAAAAGCTTCCATTCTATTTGAAAAGGGGTGAACGCTTAAGCGTTACATGATGAACAAACAAAGCCTACGCGATATCAAAAGAGAAGCAACCGCAAATGCGCTTGCCGATGCAGCTTTCGCTCTTGCTCTGGAAAGGGGAATGGATGGTTTTGTCGTCGAAGATGTCGTGCAACGCGCCGGTTACTCCAGAAGAACGTTTGCCAACCACTACTCCTGTAAAGAGGAAGCGATAGCTTCAGCAGCTCTCATCTTTAAAGGCGCCGACGAAATTGGGAATTGGATCAAAAGCTTAAACGAGGACATGTCCCCACTCGACATTCTTCACCAGTTGATGAAGCTGCATCTGACAGGAGAACATATTGGAAAACTGCGGCAGCTTGTATCATTTTCGAGGCAACACCCTACGCTTGAGCCTTACATCTTAAGCGGACTGCGCCGTTTGCAAATTATGGCTCAGGAAACTTTAGATGAGTTTTCCCATGAACGATATCCCGATGGGTATACCCACCTCCTCGCCGGAGCTGTTTATGGAGCCATGCTCCCCATACTGGATGGCAGCCTGAGTGTGCTGTTACCAGGTCAATCCGTCGCCGAGACCCCAGAGGCCGTAACGTTCGATCAATATTTAGACACCATGTTTGGTTACTTGCGAAACGGATTTTAGTACACGACCTCACGTTATTTCTACATGCAAAGGAGAATCATTAACAGATGTCAACTTTTCTGTACAGATTGGGTAAGTCAGCCTATACCAAGCCGTGGTATTTCATTATTAGCTGGATCGCAATTCTCGGAGTTGTACTCGCTATACTCGGAGTCAATGGAATCCATGTAACCTCCGATATGAAAATTGAGGGAACGGAATCGCAGAAGGTATTGGATCAGTTGTCAGCGGAACTGCCAGAAGCTTCAGGCGGACAAGCCAGCATCGTATTTACGGCTCCCAAAGACGAACGACTAGATACACCAGAGCGTTTGAGCGCCATTACTAAAGCTGTTAATGATGTTTATAACCTTGAATATGTTATTAATGCTGCTGAATTGGCTGCTAAAGCCGGCGCTTCAGCTTCAGAAAACGCTCAAGGGAGTGCACCACAACAAGGGGACGGAACAGCGCAAGCAACCACAGGTGAATTACCTCCCTTCGGCCCTCTAATGGTCAACGGTGTTCCGGTACCTGGCGTGATGCTTGCCTCTGACGGCAGCGTTGCCCTGTTCCAATTCCAATTCACCGTTCAGCAAATGTCACTTCCTGAATCGGTACCCGATTCCGTCATCGATGCCGCCATGTCTGTTGAACAAACGGGTATTCAAGCATTGCCAAGCGACTCGCTGTCAACTAAACCTTCCATTGGTTCGACAGAAGCTATCGGTATTGCCGTAGCTGCCGTTGTGCTATTCATGACACTTGGTTCGGTTGTTGCTGCTGGCTTGCCGCTTCTAACTGCCTTAATGGGAGTAGGAATTAGCGTAGGAGGAGCATACGCCTTCTCAAAATTCATCCATATGACTGATCTCACTCCTGTTCTAGCGCTTATGGTTGGGCTTGCCGTCGGAATTGACTACTCGCTGTTTATCGTAAATCGTCAACGCCGCATGATTCTTGATCAGGGATTAAGTGCGCGGGAAGCAGCCAGCAGAGCAGTCGGCACAGCCGGAAGTGCAGTGTTTTTCGCTGGCTTGACCGTTATTATTGCTTTGTGCGGCATGCTTGTCATCGGAATTGGCTTCTTGTCTGCCATGGCGCTTGTTGCTGCTTTGGCTGTCCTCGTCAATGTTCTGGTTGCTTTAACTCTGCTGCCGGCACTGCTAGGTCTGCTGGGTGAACGCATCTGCTCAGCAAAAGCGCGTACGAAGAGCAGCACCCAAACGAAGAAAACTGCTCAAGGGTTCGCACACCGCTGGGTAACAGCAATAGCGAAAGGCCGCTGGCTAATTATTGTTGCTGTTATTGTTATTCTTGGCGCAGCAGCACTACCAGTCGCAAAAATGGAAATGGGCATCCCATCAGGAGCCACGGCTAACTTAGATACACCATCAAGGCAGAGCTACGACGCCATTTCAAACGGTTTTGGCGAAGGCTTCAATGGCCCGTTGCTCCTAGTAGCAAAACCAAAAGGCGCATCGGACAAAGTGACGCCGGAATTGCTGAATGGTCTAGTTCAAGATCTAGGGAAGCATGAAAATGTTTCGCTTGTGACACCTATGGGCGTAAACAAAACCGGAGATATGGCGATTATTAGCCTCATCCCAAAAACAGGTCCAACGGATGCAGAAACCAAAAACCTAGTTCGTGAGATTCGAGCTTCTGATTCCAGCATGGCGCTAACGTATGATGTCACGGTTGGCGTAACTGGGTTCACAGCAATTAACATCGATATGTCATCGAAGCTGGCTGAGGTGTTCCCTCTCTACGTCGGCATTATCGTTATCCTATCGCTTATTATTCTGCTGCTCGTGTTTCGCTCAATCATCGTTCCACTCAAAGCTACGGTTGGATTCCTTCTCAGTGTGCTCGCCACATTCGGGATTACTACGGCCGTATACCAATGGGGATGGCTTCACTCCCTCTTCGGCTTTGATACCGGCGGTCCGCTGCTCAGCTTTATGCCGATTATGGTTACGGGCATTCTTTACGGTCTTGCGATGGATTATCAAGTGTTCCTCGTCAGCTCCATGCGCGAGTCTTACGTACATGGTCATCACGGAACAGAGAGTGTCGTTCACGGCTACAATCAGGCCAGCCGTGTAGTAGTAGCCGCTGCCGTGATAATGGTGTCCGTGTTCGCAGGCTTTATTTTCGCGCATGATATTATGATTAAGCAGATCGGTTTTGCACTCGCAATCGGCATTCTTATTGACGCCTTTTTCGTCCGCATGGCGCTTGTCCCAGCTGTCATGGCTGTCTTCGGCGACAAAGCTTGGTGGCTGCCGAAATGGCTAGACCGCATGCTGCCGAACCTGGATGTCGAAGGTGATAAGCTTCTAGCTGAACTGAAGAGCCAGGAGAGCGCTGCTACCATTAAGGCGAAACCTCGTCGAGCATATTGATTCAATTTTCGCTATATTGATTTACAAAAAAGGCAAACCAGATCATCTGGTTTGCCTTTTTTCGCATATGATCCCAAAGTCATGCATCAGGAATTGTAGAAGAATTATTGATCCAATTAGATTGACAAAATTATGATTGAGGATTCGTTGGGGTATACTATCGTGTATTGAGATTAAAATTCACTGTTTTGTATATTTTACAACATATTCTGAAATATTTTTTCTCATTTGCATTCACTTCCATTGCTTTGTATAAAGTTATTAGTGTATTATTTGTCCTTAGAATACAAAAAAATAGAACCGTAGAGGACGTGTTTACATGCAAGCAAAAATTACACTTCAAGAAGGTCAACGACTAATTACGAACAAAGATTTTGAAGTTGCGATTGCTCAAAAAGCAATAATCAAACCCATGCAAAACGGCATGCAGATTCGCCCAGCATCAACCATAACAGGATATAACGACGATTCTGTTCGCATGTCAGATGGAAGCATTATTCACAGAACAGCAAATTCATTTTTCGTCTAAAAACAATGTCTACAAGGCCGATGTAAAAATCGGTTTTTTTATTTTTTTATATGACCCTTAACATTAAGGTAAACAACAGAATGTGAGCATGGAACAAAAAAAGCAAGGAAACTTCCCCTGCTTTTTTTACTTTATTTAATTGATTTATAATACTCCGCAAACACGTCAGCGAAAGCCTCTGCTGTTTGAAGATTTTCTTCCAGTGTATTATTTACTCCCCCAAATTCCAGAAGCAGGCTTCCATTAGAGACGGACTGGTTGTACTCGGCATTCCCCTGGTGGGCGCTTTTCATAAGAACTCCCCTCGATATGCCAGGATACTTCTTGTTCAATAGAGCGTTTAACGCTTCGGCGAACTTTTTGTTTTCCTTATGCGCGGGATTAGCATCACCAATGACGAACATAATGCGCGCATACGTTTTACCATTAATGACAACCGTTGTTTTGCTCCGCGGAACATCTGCATCACGGTGAATATCGAAGAAATAGGATAGTGAAGTATTAGCCTTCATCGCCTTGTCGACTGCTTTACGCGATTCAACGTAGGCTTTTGTGTAGCTTAATTTCTGTTCATTCAGTCTTTCAGTAAAGTCGGTCTGTTCCACAATGGAGGATATCCCTTTTTTCTGAAGACTCTCAGCAAGCTTCTTGCCTACAAGCGTAATGTTCACTTTGGCATCGTCGACGGAGGTCCCTTTTGAATTGCCTAATACATTTCTCCAGGACTCCCTATTATGCGTATGATAGATATACACTTTACTGCCGCTTTGTTTGTTAGTCCCCGTATTCACAACCCAATTAGCAACGTAAGCGGTTCCTCCACTAGGCAGCGATACTTTATACCAATCTCCTTCTAATCCGACGACAGGAAAGGTTTCACCAGCTCTCGCCTTTGCAACAATCTCATAATCTAAACCAGGACCTTTGCGCAAATTAGTAGTATCTACTATATTTACTATAGCTTCCTTATCTTGACCACCACTCGGCTTGTTGGCATTTTCCTGGTTTTGTCCATTATTTGAAGTAGGTTGGCTGCCACTGCTCTCAACCGTCTCCACTACCCAATTTGCAACATAAGCCGTGTTACCGCTGGAAAGAGTTACTTTGTACCATTCCCCTTTCGATCCAACGATTGGATAAGATGTGCCAGCCTTCGCTTTGGCAACAATCTCATATTCTAGCCCCGGTCCTTTGCGCAAATTGGTAGTATCCACAATTTTAGCGATTGTTTCTTTCTTTTGAACGGTTTGAGCGTACTGCTGTACTCCCTGGCTTAGCTTTTTTCCTGCCGACAAGGTCTGAATTGATGCATAGGCAGAATCCGATCCCCCTGCTAATAATGTAAGAATGATCGTTCCACCCAATAGTTGATTTCTTAATCTCAAAGCTAACTTTCCTCCATTTCAAATACTTATTCTACGAATTTCGACAGCAATGGAGGAAAATCCTTCTAAACTATATTCTAGAACGCGAAAATGAGCGTAAATTCCTAGTAGAGTCATTCAAAAGACATGACAAAAAACACCCCTAAAGGTGTTTTTTACTCTTGATGAGCATTATGGAGAACCTTACTCAGAACCTGTGGCTTTCTTGGGTATTCATGAATGTTTTTCTAGTTATTTTAACTTGTTATATTCCTCATCGGTTACGGATTTAAACCATTGAGCAGGGCCCATAGTAGTATCAAGATCAATGGCAAGATGAACAAACCAACTATCTGCTGCAGCACCATGCCAGTGTTTAATATTCGGGGGTATCTCCACGACATCGCCAGCTTGTAATTCCTGTGCTCGTTTTCCTTCTTCCTGAAACCAGCCTCTTCCACCCGTAACCAACAAAATCTGTCCGCTAGGATGGCGCAAGATGCTTGTTATTGTGCAATTATGATTAAGGAAGTTTGGTGATGATAATAATGCCAGTCATGGATAGAAGAGTTCTCAAGTCTCAAGAAGCAATTAAAACTGCTTTTATTGAACTGATGTCTGAAAAAAACTTTAATGAAATTACGATTCAAGATATTTCCGACAAAGCAAATGTAGGTCGAAGAACAATATACCATCATTATTTAGATAAGTTTGATCTACTGGACAAACTGATTGAAGAACATATAAACGAACTAAGGAAAATCTGCAAGGCATCATCAGAATTAGATTTCGTGGCAGCAAATTTAATTATGTTCGACTATTTCGAACGTAATTTTTCTTTCTTTTCGACCATGTTAGCAAGCAGCGGTGCCTCAACATTCCGAACTCGACTCCTTGAATTACTCATTGAAGAATTAGAAAATGACGTAGATATAACTCAAGGAATAAATAAAGGTTTGAATAAAGATATTATTCTTAATTTTTTTGGTACTGCTATCGTTGGAATAATGGAATCGTATATTACGAATGGAATACCTGAATCGCCGAAAGTTATGGCAGAACAATTGGGGATATTATTAGAGAGGAATTTATAAAAGAAAAGAATGCACTGCCGTTAATATTACTAAATAATGAAATAAGCAAGCTACCGTAGAGCCTGCTCATTAATGTACATCATTTAACTAGACTTCACCGTTAGCGTAATCGACCTATCTCAAAAGCTTTTTCTATTGTAGATTTGTAATTATCCCATTCAAAGTGGAAAGGCCCGATATTTAGCAATAGATTATTATGTTCTAAATAAAAATTACTCCATTCAACAATATCTGCTTCTTTATCTATAGCTACAGAAATATAACCACAGTCCAAATCACCACATTGAGGACAAATCATTATGGGATACCTATGATACTTATAATCAAAGGGATATTTAAATAAATAGTAATCAGTTATAAGCTTTTGTTGGTCAGCATTCCCATAGCCAAAAGCAGGTACTAAGTCATATTCTTTTAGCCTTTGATACAAGGACACTGAATCAATGACCAAGTCAGCAAACACTGTGTTGTTCTCTTGTTTTAAACCTACTTCACCGTATCTGCTCGTTAATCTTGTCTCTAGAAAATTTGTTCTAGTCATGACTCCTCCATTATAAACGTTAAAGTACTTATTAATTGGTTGAGCAAACGGCAACCATCATGTCAGCCGCCGTTTTTAAGCAATCGTTATCCATTAAATAAATACCTATTTTTTTAACTGTGACACTATTGTTTTCAGCTCAATTAAGTCATCAATAACTATATCTGCCTGAGAGAGTTCGTCTTCTTGTGCAAAATCAAAGTTGCATCCAATAGCGACTAAACCATTATCTTTGGCTGCATTTATATCCGATAGACGATCTCCTACTACAGCTGCGTTGGTAATACCGTATTTTTCAATAATGCTTTTAACTAAATCTGATTTATTTAGCGATTCAATTTGTTGAATACTAAACGTTTCTGTTATCCAATTATCCAAATGATAATAACTCACGATTGCTTTTAAATAATCCGTTAGACCATTGCTAGCTATGTATATTGAAAAACCATTGTCTTTTAGATAACTAAAAACTTCTTTTACATTAGGATATAAAGCACCATTCCCGCTTCTAATGTTTTCAATTAATCGTTCTAGAAAGTATGCATCCGTTTGTTCTCTTATTTCTTTGGAATGATTGGGCAACAGAGTTTCCCAAACCTTTGGTAAAGGGATACCCATAATTTCGCGGTATTTATCAATAGGTGTTGCTGTATCCCATTCATTTATTGCTCTTAACTGATTAAACGCATCTTCAAGTGATATTTCTAATATTTTATTTGTTTGAAATAGTGTTCCGTCCATATCAAAGATAAGTGATAGTGACATTTCTTCCTCTCCCTTTATAAAATACATGATCATTCCCACTTTAACACAAATCATTGAGGTTAACTGCTCAAAAACAGTACGAGGCTGCCGATTCATACCGGCAGCCTCGTTCATTTCATGCTATAGTTACCCATTAATTCTTTCTTTCCATTAATGAATATTCAATAATCTGATCCAACAGTTGACTGAATGAAATTCCCGCAGCTTTGGCGCTTTTGGGCAGAAGGCTATTTTTCGTCAAACCAGGTAATGTGTTCACTTCCATTACATAAGGAATTCCATCTTTAATAATCATGTCGATTCGGGCGTAAACGCTGCATTTTAATGTCTTGTAACAGCCGAGTGCAGAAGCACGAACCCGTTCAAAAATCTCAGGAGGCAGCTGGATCACTTGTTCATCGGCTCCACCGTCATCATACTTGGAAGAATAATCAAAAAATTCAGATTGAGACCGAATAGCGATGATGGGAAGAAGTTTACCGTTTAAAATGGAGCAGGTTATTTCCTCACCTTCGATATATTGCTCGATCAATACTTCATTATCCCATCGAAAGGTTTCTAGTACCTCATCAACCAACGTTTCTTTGTTCTTTAATATTTTGACTCCTAAACTCGATCCGCCTGAATTTGGCTTCACTATAACCGGATACCCCAGACGTTCGACATCTTCAATACTTAATTCATCTGCACCATTCAAATGTATCCAGTCAGGAGTATGGATGCCTTCATTACGAAAAAGCTTTTTGGAAATATTTTTATCCATGCTCAAGCTGCTCGATAAAACACCGCAGCCGGTATAAGGAACGCCAAGTGTTTCAAGCGCTCCTTGAATCGTTCCATCTTCACCAAACTTCCCATGAAGCGCAAGCAGAGCTACATCAATATTTTTCACTTTTTCAATGAGTTCATCTTTTCGATTGATTTCAATCGGATACAACTCATATTTTTCTCTATCCAAATTAGCAATCATTTCGCGTCCAGTCATAAGGGATACTTCTTTTTCTGATGAAATACCCCCCATTATCACTCCAACTCTCATGGCTGTCTCTCCTTCATCATTTGTTTAGCCGTATCACCTATAATTTGAATCCCTTTTATGATGTCCTCATCTGCTACTCGTGAGAAACCAAGCCGCATCGTATGATGACCTTTATTATCTGTAAAAAAAAAGTTGCCCGGAGTAAATATGACTCCTTTGTGGCGACAGTATTCTAATAAGTCATTGGTATCAAAGTTGTCTTCGAATTCAATAAAAACATGAAGCCCTCCGTCGCCTGAAAGGCGTTTTAACGGAATAAACGCTTTACAGCACCGAATGACTAATTCACATTTTCGTTTATATTCAGATTTGGCTTTCTTCAAATATTTCTCGAAGTTGCCATTATGAAGATATTGATAAAGCAAGGATTGATCTAACGTGGAGGTGTGAATGCTTCGCGCACGCTTTACACTTTCCAGATAATAAATGAGCTCTTTCTCAGCCAAGACCCATCCAACCCGGAGGCCGGGGAAAAGGATTTTCGAAAAACTGCCTAGATAGATGACACTATTTCCATTTCCGTTACATGCAAGTAAAGGGGCAATGTGGTCTCCTGAAAACCTTAGTTCCTCGTTGAACCCATCTTCAATAAGCGGGACTTGATATTTATGGAGCAGCTTGATGACTTCCATTCGTTTATGGGGAGACATCACAATACCCGTTGGATTATGATAAGAAGGTACAAGATAGGTTAAATCAAACAATCGTTCTGACAATGCTCTCTCCAGCTCCACAAGATTAATCCCGTCTTGCTCCATTTCGATACCCTCAATATCAAATCCATGCATCTTAAACAGTTTAATTGCCGCATGATGGGTAGGGTTCTCGCAAAGAACACGGCCATGTTTCTTAATCAAAGCCGATAAAATGAGGTCTAACCCTTCTGTAAAACCGTTCGTAATCAGAATATCCTTACCCTCTAGATTTACCCCTTTATTCTCCATATATCGAAGTAAATATTCCATTAAAGGCTTGTAGCCTTGTGCATATCCATAGTTTAAGATGATTTCACCCTCTATGGACATCCGATCTAAAAAAGCTCGTTTGACATTATCGAGATCAAACAGTTTCCCATCCGGTGCGATACTTGTAAAATTGATTTCTCCTGTGCTCGAACGTATCCCGTGCTTGCTAAGATCCATTTCTTCAGCAATCTTCGCTTGCTTGCTAATATTTTGCTTCCAATCAAGCTGCCATGAAGGGTCAGTTGCTGACTCACCTAATTTTTGAGCAACAAAGCTCCCTTTTCCTTTATCTACATACACAAAACCTTCGTCTTTCAAATCTGCGTATGCACTAACTACCGTATTTCTACTGACATTCAGCATAGAACTGAGTTCGCGCGTGGACGGTAGCTTCTGATTCGCTTGCAATACTCCTAAAGTAATTAAGCTTTTCATGTATTCTTTTACTTGGGTATAGGCAGGGCTGTCATCCGTCAAATTGAATTCAGTAAACATCCAATCCCCCCTAGAAATATAATGACATACATTTATCGATAAAATAAGATCCACGATGTCTGATTTTCAGCCTACCTGTGGATATGTAACACACTTGGGCGAATATATAACCCATTAGAAATATCAACAATCGCGCTCAAATGACAGGGACGATACTTCCCCATAACGCAACGTTCATTTTAATCTCCTTTAATAAGCTTCCATACCTTTTTTGAATAAACTAACCAAACCTTGTAATCCCTAATTTCTTTTCTAAAATCGTATACGCTGTCCATATCAATGTCATGACCAATAAAGGTTACCGGTATTCTTAATTCAGCTTTACTTTTTTGAATTTTTGACAAGTCAATCAATAATCCATCTCTTGTCCATTCTAAAAGAAGCGATGATATGTCCTTTGGAATATCCTGAACTTTTCTACCGGCTAGCTTATGAAGCTTAAAAGTAATCACTTTAGCTAAAAGAACTTCATAGTCATATAAGTCGCTAACATAAAGCTTGTTAAACCAGCCATCATCATGTGCAAAATAAGCAAACCTCAGCTTTGGTAAATGATGCAATGGCTCACCCATATGGCCAAAAAACAATAATTCAGCGATTTGATTGTTGCTTAAAGCATTTAAATCCTCTTCTTTGGAGAAATCTACCCAACAAAAATCTCCATAGTGGTACACGTTTTCTTCAATTAATTCATCCAATCCTTGCTGCAAAACATAATGAAGTCTAGAATGCCGATTCGTCTGTACGTTATGAAAATCATGTTTAAGAAGTATAAGGTTCTCCGGCCTATGATGTACACAGTTCATAAATTCATGAAATTCGATTCCATAGGAGCAAAAATAATTTTTTTCATGCTCGCCGCTCACATATATTAAATCCCTAATATGCTTACTTTTCTTCATTAAACATTCCCCTCAAAAGGAAAGATTGGTTCCTATTTCTATAGTACTACATCCTGCATAGGGCGTTATGCAAAACAACGCAAAAACCCCGACCTCTTTTAGGTCGGGGTTTTCACATAACTTATTTTTACTCCTATGCCAATACTATGAACTTGAAAATATAATATCTCTTTATTTACTAGCCAAAAACTCATCCAACTGGCGTTGAATCTCAGCTACGTAATCATCAATCCCTGCTGCTTTTAGCTTCTTAATCGCTTTCGGATATTCCGTTTCAAAATCGACAAAGCCTGAACGTATAGCTGCTAAGTCCTTGCCTGCTACTTCTTTTAGCGCAGTCTCAATCAATTTTACTTTCTCATTATTAAATCGGAAGCCGAGTGAAGCGGAAGTTACTGCCTCGTCATCCCACGTCTTATAATGATCAATTGATTCTTGTGCTACGTCTGGTCCAAACAATTGATAATTCTGGTTTCTAAACATCCATTCATAGAAAAACTCATTTGCAGTCAGCTTTTTGATTCTTCCATCTACAATCTCATAATCTTTGCCTTCAACGCCATAGAGCGCTAATTGATAATTTTCTTTGGATTTATAAATCCAGTTCACGAATTTTATCGCACCCTCTGGATTAGGAGCCGTTACCGGAACGCCAAGAACTTCTCCTCCTGTTGCAGTAATATAACGAGGTTTCTCAGGTGCCAGAAGATAAGTTTTCACTCTAGCATCAGGTGCATTTGCTTTTATTGCATCTATAATTTCCATTTCTTTGCCTAACGAGCCTTCAACCCATAAGTATAGACCTGTCTGCATGCGAGAATCCCGTTCATTGTATTTGATAGTCAGATCCTCTGAATAAAGCCCTGCATCATACATACTGCGGTTAAATTTCGCTACTTTTTGGAAAGCTTCTGATTCATAATAGCTATGTGCTTTTTTGCTGTCTTCGCCAAATACGATTAAATCTTCTACTGCAATAAAGTTATACTGCTCTTCTGTAAAATATCTGGTGAGAGGTTTAAAGACAATATCAGCTGGCCCTTTCATTTCCGGAAACTGTTTTTTCGCTTTGGTAGCAAAATCTTTTAAATCTTCAGCTGTTTTTATTTCGTTCATACCAACAGCCTCTAGTATATCCTGACGAACAGCTACCAGTTGATACATGGCTGATGACGGAGCATACGCCGATGGAATACCATGAATTTTGCCGTCAATTACCGCACCCTGAAACTGTTCCATCGGCAGCACTTTGAGCATATCCTGGCCATATTGCTTAATTAGATCATCCAATGGCATGCTTTGCTTCTTATTCACAATGGTAGAAAGGTCGGGAAGGCCATCCCAATAAAGATCAATCGGTTCATTTGCAGCGAGCATAATATCTTTTTGCTCCCAGTACTGAGCCCATGGCACAAAAATAACTTTCAACTTTAATCCGAGATCGGCTGCCATTTTCTCTGAAAATTCATTTCCAAGAAATTCAGTCATACGATCACTTTCGTCCCCCGGGTACAAGATGGTGAGTGTTTCGAGCTTCCCCTTTCCTCCAACCTCTTCCTTGTTGCTACACGCTGCTAGTATTGAAGTAGAAACTAGCATTAAAACCAAAAAGATAAGCATTTTACTGGATTTCATTGATA from Paenibacillus sp. FSL K6-3182 carries:
- a CDS encoding DUF3955 domain-containing protein, with translation MRQKGLSAWLKLVSIPIFLGIICLVTGMMGKSEVAPDGTLIEPLFFLIPLSYLLFLSGIIILLLMAVITMIKKNKHNS
- a CDS encoding TetR/AcrR family transcriptional regulator, whose translation is MMNKQSLRDIKREATANALADAAFALALERGMDGFVVEDVVQRAGYSRRTFANHYSCKEEAIASAALIFKGADEIGNWIKSLNEDMSPLDILHQLMKLHLTGEHIGKLRQLVSFSRQHPTLEPYILSGLRRLQIMAQETLDEFSHERYPDGYTHLLAGAVYGAMLPILDGSLSVLLPGQSVAETPEAVTFDQYLDTMFGYLRNGF
- a CDS encoding MMPL family transporter; the protein is MSTFLYRLGKSAYTKPWYFIISWIAILGVVLAILGVNGIHVTSDMKIEGTESQKVLDQLSAELPEASGGQASIVFTAPKDERLDTPERLSAITKAVNDVYNLEYVINAAELAAKAGASASENAQGSAPQQGDGTAQATTGELPPFGPLMVNGVPVPGVMLASDGSVALFQFQFTVQQMSLPESVPDSVIDAAMSVEQTGIQALPSDSLSTKPSIGSTEAIGIAVAAVVLFMTLGSVVAAGLPLLTALMGVGISVGGAYAFSKFIHMTDLTPVLALMVGLAVGIDYSLFIVNRQRRMILDQGLSAREAASRAVGTAGSAVFFAGLTVIIALCGMLVIGIGFLSAMALVAALAVLVNVLVALTLLPALLGLLGERICSAKARTKSSTQTKKTAQGFAHRWVTAIAKGRWLIIVAVIVILGAAALPVAKMEMGIPSGATANLDTPSRQSYDAISNGFGEGFNGPLLLVAKPKGASDKVTPELLNGLVQDLGKHENVSLVTPMGVNKTGDMAIISLIPKTGPTDAETKNLVREIRASDSSMALTYDVTVGVTGFTAINIDMSSKLAEVFPLYVGIIVILSLIILLLVFRSIIVPLKATVGFLLSVLATFGITTAVYQWGWLHSLFGFDTGGPLLSFMPIMVTGILYGLAMDYQVFLVSSMRESYVHGHHGTESVVHGYNQASRVVVAAAVIMVSVFAGFIFAHDIMIKQIGFALAIGILIDAFFVRMALVPAVMAVFGDKAWWLPKWLDRMLPNLDVEGDKLLAELKSQESAATIKAKPRRAY
- the spoIIP gene encoding stage II sporulation protein P; protein product: MRLRNQLLGGTIILTLLAGGSDSAYASIQTLSAGKKLSQGVQQYAQTVQKKETIAKIVDTTNLRKGPGLEYEIVAKAKAGTSYPIVGSKGEWYKVTLSSGNTAYVANWVVETVESSGSQPTSNNGQNQENANKPSGGQDKEAIVNIVDTTNLRKGPGLDYEIVAKARAGETFPVVGLEGDWYKVSLPSGGTAYVANWVVNTGTNKQSGSKVYIYHTHNRESWRNVLGNSKGTSVDDAKVNITLVGKKLAESLQKKGISSIVEQTDFTERLNEQKLSYTKAYVESRKAVDKAMKANTSLSYFFDIHRDADVPRSKTTVVINGKTYARIMFVIGDANPAHKENKKFAEALNALLNKKYPGISRGVLMKSAHQGNAEYNQSVSNGSLLLEFGGVNNTLEENLQTAEAFADVFAEYYKSIK
- a CDS encoding TetR/AcrR family transcriptional regulator gives rise to the protein MDRRVLKSQEAIKTAFIELMSEKNFNEITIQDISDKANVGRRTIYHHYLDKFDLLDKLIEEHINELRKICKASSELDFVAANLIMFDYFERNFSFFSTMLASSGASTFRTRLLELLIEELENDVDITQGINKGLNKDIILNFFGTAIVGIMESYITNGIPESPKVMAEQLGILLERNL
- a CDS encoding oxidoreductase, which produces MTRTNFLETRLTSRYGEVGLKQENNTVFADLVIDSVSLYQRLKEYDLVPAFGYGNADQQKLITDYYLFKYPFDYKYHRYPIMICPQCGDLDCGYISVAIDKEADIVEWSNFYLEHNNLLLNIGPFHFEWDNYKSTIEKAFEIGRLR
- a CDS encoding HAD hydrolase-like protein — translated: MSLSLIFDMDGTLFQTNKILEISLEDAFNQLRAINEWDTATPIDKYREIMGIPLPKVWETLLPNHSKEIREQTDAYFLERLIENIRSGNGALYPNVKEVFSYLKDNGFSIYIASNGLTDYLKAIVSYYHLDNWITETFSIQQIESLNKSDLVKSIIEKYGITNAAVVGDRLSDINAAKDNGLVAIGCNFDFAQEDELSQADIVIDDLIELKTIVSQLKK
- a CDS encoding D-alanine--D-alanine ligase; the protein is MRVGVIMGGISSEKEVSLMTGREMIANLDREKYELYPIEINRKDELIEKVKNIDVALLALHGKFGEDGTIQGALETLGVPYTGCGVLSSSLSMDKNISKKLFRNEGIHTPDWIHLNGADELSIEDVERLGYPVIVKPNSGGSSLGVKILKNKETLVDEVLETFRWDNEVLIEQYIEGEEITCSILNGKLLPIIAIRSQSEFFDYSSKYDDGGADEQVIQLPPEIFERVRASALGCYKTLKCSVYARIDMIIKDGIPYVMEVNTLPGLTKNSLLPKSAKAAGISFSQLLDQIIEYSLMERKN
- a CDS encoding PLP-dependent aminotransferase family protein — its product is MFTEFNLTDDSPAYTQVKEYMKSLITLGVLQANQKLPSTRELSSMLNVSRNTVVSAYADLKDEGFVYVDKGKGSFVAQKLGESATDPSWQLDWKQNISKQAKIAEEMDLSKHGIRSSTGEINFTSIAPDGKLFDLDNVKRAFLDRMSIEGEIILNYGYAQGYKPLMEYLLRYMENKGVNLEGKDILITNGFTEGLDLILSALIKKHGRVLCENPTHHAAIKLFKMHGFDIEGIEMEQDGINLVELERALSERLFDLTYLVPSYHNPTGIVMSPHKRMEVIKLLHKYQVPLIEDGFNEELRFSGDHIAPLLACNGNGNSVIYLGSFSKILFPGLRVGWVLAEKELIYYLESVKRARSIHTSTLDQSLLYQYLHNGNFEKYLKKAKSEYKRKCELVIRCCKAFIPLKRLSGDGGLHVFIEFEDNFDTNDLLEYCRHKGVIFTPGNFFFTDNKGHHTMRLGFSRVADEDIIKGIQIIGDTAKQMMKERQP